In Paraburkholderia aromaticivorans, a single window of DNA contains:
- a CDS encoding RraA family protein — protein MVDQNVQRLRRLDCCAVSDALDKLELPGVVSGLPQRAGAGRIAGRAITVKLGTGEAPPGPPVHLGCTAIEQSDVDNVIVIEQRSGVEAGCWGGLLSLAAKVREVAGVVADGPVRDIDEAIAYELPVFSRATTARTARGRVVEKGTNVPVQIGEVQVEAGDYVVADNSAVIFIRAGDIGIVLDTAETIVAKEAAMAKAILSGSPVGKVMGGNYEHMLK, from the coding sequence ATGGTTGACCAAAACGTACAGCGCCTGCGCCGGCTCGATTGCTGCGCCGTGTCGGACGCGCTCGACAAACTCGAACTCCCTGGCGTCGTGAGCGGCTTGCCGCAGCGAGCGGGCGCGGGACGCATCGCCGGTCGCGCGATCACCGTCAAGCTTGGCACCGGCGAAGCGCCGCCCGGACCGCCGGTGCACCTCGGCTGCACCGCCATCGAACAGTCCGACGTCGACAACGTGATCGTGATCGAACAGCGCAGCGGCGTCGAAGCCGGCTGCTGGGGCGGTCTCCTCTCGCTCGCGGCGAAAGTGCGCGAGGTCGCGGGCGTGGTGGCCGACGGCCCGGTGCGCGATATCGACGAAGCCATCGCCTATGAACTGCCGGTGTTCAGCCGCGCAACCACGGCGCGCACGGCGCGCGGCCGCGTGGTCGAGAAGGGCACCAACGTGCCGGTGCAGATCGGCGAAGTGCAGGTGGAGGCAGGCGACTATGTCGTGGCCGACAACAGCGCCGTGATCTTCATCCGCGCCGGCGACATCGGTATTGTGCTCGACACTGCCGAGACGATTGTCGCGAAGGAGGCCGCGATGGCCAAGGCGATCCTGTCTGGCTCGCCGGTCGGGAAAGTGATGGGTGGCAACTACGAACACATGCTCAAGTGA
- a CDS encoding protocatechuate 3,4-dioxygenase, with protein sequence MARLVAGFGSSHSIMLVCQREDWQHGFKQVDPKNPYYFDRLGNPTTYEELLKIAPTDSEAMVVAERMGERYDQAEAAMDELRERIRAANLDVLLVIGDDQTELFRVTNNPAFAIYYGETIRNAKRVSSPNESWYAKARTMRQEPDADVHYPVKADMARWLIRELCDRDFDITAMDGLERDQYEGHAFSFIHRRYMQGLDLPVIPVIINTFDPPNQPTPRRCVQLGRALRELIEAYPEDLRVGVLASGGLSHFVVDEELDNGIIDAIRRKDSEWLATLHPKKLQAGSSEIRNWIIGVEALKSLDLEWVTYVPGYRTAALTGTGLAFAAWHTLD encoded by the coding sequence ATGGCACGACTGGTCGCCGGATTCGGTTCATCGCACAGCATCATGCTGGTTTGCCAGCGCGAAGACTGGCAGCATGGTTTCAAGCAGGTCGATCCGAAAAATCCGTATTACTTCGATCGCCTCGGCAACCCCACGACTTACGAGGAGCTGCTCAAGATCGCCCCGACGGATTCCGAGGCGATGGTAGTGGCCGAAAGGATGGGCGAGCGCTACGATCAGGCCGAAGCGGCCATGGACGAGTTGCGCGAGCGTATCCGCGCGGCGAACCTCGACGTGCTGCTCGTGATCGGCGACGATCAGACGGAATTGTTTCGGGTGACGAATAATCCGGCCTTCGCGATCTACTACGGCGAGACGATCCGCAACGCGAAGCGGGTGTCGAGCCCGAACGAAAGCTGGTACGCGAAGGCGCGCACCATGCGCCAGGAGCCGGATGCCGACGTTCACTATCCGGTAAAGGCCGACATGGCGCGCTGGCTGATCCGCGAGCTGTGCGACCGCGATTTCGACATCACGGCGATGGACGGTCTCGAGCGCGACCAGTACGAGGGCCATGCGTTCTCGTTCATTCACCGCCGCTATATGCAAGGTCTTGACCTGCCGGTGATCCCGGTCATCATCAACACGTTCGATCCGCCGAACCAGCCCACGCCGCGCCGCTGCGTGCAGCTCGGCCGTGCGCTGCGCGAGCTGATCGAGGCGTATCCGGAAGACCTGCGCGTCGGCGTGCTGGCTTCGGGAGGACTGTCGCACTTCGTCGTGGACGAGGAACTCGACAACGGCATCATCGACGCGATCCGCCGCAAGGACAGCGAATGGCTGGCCACGCTTCATCCGAAGAAGCTGCAGGCCGGCAGCTCGGAAATCCGTAACTGGATCATCGGCGTCGAGGCACTGAAGTCGCTCGACCTCGAATGGGTCACGTACGTGCCTGGGTACCGCACGGCGGCACTGACCGGCACGGGCCTCGCTTTCGCGGCCTGGCATACGCTCGACTGA
- a CDS encoding CaiB/BaiF CoA transferase family protein — protein MSADFKEQHRRHDPRKGPLSRFTIIDASRVRAGPTAMRVFADMGARVIKLEIPSGAPGGDDMIGGRDHNRADYENLHRNKESLTLNMKDPAGLEILRELVQRADVFIENFRPDVKDRLDIGYEALRAVNPRLVYASISGFGQDGPYAKWPGFDSIAQGMGGLMSLTGKPGEGPMRVGIPIADLCSGHFCAQAIMTALLEREASGEGQWVQTSLLEAQIAMLDFQAAQWLVDHKVPQQIGNEHPLTVPTGVFPTSDGFLNLAAIGNSMFARLCEALGLSHLLGQPGYESDPARVENRDAVNKAVGDVFLTRTTREWTELLIKVGVPCGPIYKVNEVFDDPQVKHLGIAWPANVPGKGEVSFVGTPFRLSRYPRAQTPRLAPEQGEHTQAILNELGYDDQQIEQWRSAFVV, from the coding sequence ATGTCAGCCGATTTCAAGGAACAGCACAGGCGCCACGATCCCAGGAAAGGTCCGCTGTCGCGTTTCACCATCATCGACGCCTCGCGCGTACGCGCCGGTCCGACGGCCATGCGCGTGTTCGCGGACATGGGCGCGCGCGTAATCAAGCTGGAGATTCCGTCTGGCGCGCCCGGCGGTGACGACATGATCGGCGGCCGCGACCATAACCGCGCCGACTATGAAAACCTGCACCGCAACAAGGAGAGCCTGACTCTGAACATGAAGGATCCGGCCGGCCTCGAGATTCTCCGCGAGCTGGTCCAGCGTGCCGACGTGTTCATCGAGAACTTCCGCCCCGACGTTAAGGATCGCCTCGACATCGGCTACGAAGCCTTGCGTGCCGTCAATCCGCGGCTCGTGTACGCAAGCATTTCGGGCTTCGGCCAGGACGGCCCGTATGCGAAATGGCCCGGTTTCGACTCGATTGCGCAGGGCATGGGCGGCTTGATGAGCCTGACCGGCAAGCCGGGCGAAGGTCCGATGCGCGTCGGTATCCCCATTGCCGACTTGTGCTCGGGGCACTTCTGCGCGCAGGCGATCATGACCGCGCTGCTCGAACGCGAAGCCTCGGGCGAGGGGCAGTGGGTGCAGACCTCGCTGCTCGAAGCACAGATCGCGATGCTCGACTTCCAGGCCGCGCAGTGGCTCGTTGACCACAAGGTGCCGCAGCAGATCGGCAACGAGCATCCGCTCACGGTGCCGACCGGCGTGTTCCCGACCAGCGATGGCTTCCTTAACCTGGCCGCGATCGGCAATTCGATGTTCGCGCGCCTGTGCGAGGCGCTCGGCCTGTCGCACCTGCTCGGCCAGCCTGGATACGAATCGGACCCAGCGCGCGTCGAAAACCGCGATGCGGTCAACAAGGCGGTCGGCGATGTGTTCCTCACGCGTACCACGCGCGAGTGGACCGAGCTGCTGATCAAGGTCGGCGTGCCGTGCGGCCCGATCTACAAGGTTAACGAAGTATTCGACGATCCGCAGGTCAAGCATCTGGGGATTGCGTGGCCGGCCAACGTGCCGGGCAAAGGCGAAGTGTCGTTCGTCGGCACGCCATTCCGTCTGTCGCGCTACCCACGCGCGCAGACGCCGCGCCTCGCGCCGGAGCAGGGCGAGCATACGCAGGCGATCCTGAACGAGCTTGGCTACGACGATCAGCAGATTGAGCAGTGGCGCTCGGCCTTCGTGGTCTGA
- a CDS encoding Zn-ribbon domain-containing OB-fold protein yields MSTTQPTTGAPAQRATPAARPAAKPAGPRRIHAPRVLPEAMPYWEAAKEGRLLIKRCEDCGETHYYPRDICPHCMSSKTEWLDTKGLGTVYSFSSMGKGEARYTLAYVTLDEGVTMLTNLVDCDPAELSIGQRVKLVFKPSEGEYPVPMFTPA; encoded by the coding sequence ATGAGCACGACCCAACCGACTACCGGCGCGCCGGCTCAGCGCGCCACGCCTGCTGCCAGACCCGCAGCGAAGCCCGCTGGCCCGCGTCGCATCCACGCGCCGCGCGTGCTACCCGAGGCCATGCCGTACTGGGAAGCCGCGAAAGAAGGCCGCCTGCTGATCAAGCGCTGTGAGGACTGCGGCGAAACGCATTACTACCCGCGCGACATCTGCCCGCACTGCATGAGCTCGAAGACCGAATGGCTCGACACGAAAGGCCTGGGCACAGTTTATTCGTTCAGTTCGATGGGCAAGGGCGAGGCGCGCTACACGCTCGCGTACGTGACGCTCGACGAGGGCGTGACGATGCTGACCAATCTGGTCGACTGCGATCCCGCAGAGCTTTCGATTGGCCAGCGCGTGAAGCTCGTCTTCAAGCCGAGCGAGGGCGAATACCCGGTGCCGATGTTCACACCGGCCTGA
- a CDS encoding thiolase domain-containing protein, which produces MSLNGAAYIVGAYEHPTRKADDLSVLRLHADVAKGALEDAGLTKDDIDAYFCAGDAPGLGTTTVAEYLGLKLRHVDSTECGGSAPILHVAHAAEAIKAGRCNVALITLAGRPRAAGAALSLKAPDPDAPEVQFELPFGPATQNLYGMVAKRHMYEFGTTSEQLAWIKVAASHHAQHNPNAMLRNVVTVEEVVNSPMVSDPLHRLDCCVMSDGGGALIVARPEIAKKLKRPLVKVRGSGEAPKHSAGGNIDLTWSAAKWSGAAAFAEAGLTPQDIKYASLYDSFTITVLMQLEDLGFCKKGEGGKFVMDGNLISGVGKLPFNTDGGGLCNNHPANRGGVTKVIEAVRQLRGEAHPAVQVKNCDIALANGIGGALASRHTAGTLIMERE; this is translated from the coding sequence ATGAGCCTGAACGGAGCAGCCTATATCGTCGGCGCTTACGAGCACCCGACACGCAAGGCCGACGACCTGTCAGTGCTGCGTCTGCACGCCGATGTGGCGAAGGGCGCGCTCGAAGACGCGGGCCTGACCAAGGACGACATCGACGCTTACTTCTGCGCCGGTGACGCGCCGGGTCTCGGCACCACCACAGTCGCCGAATACCTGGGCCTCAAGCTGCGCCACGTCGATTCGACCGAGTGCGGCGGTTCCGCGCCGATTCTTCACGTGGCGCACGCGGCCGAAGCGATCAAGGCCGGCCGTTGCAACGTGGCGCTGATCACGCTCGCGGGCCGTCCGCGCGCAGCCGGCGCCGCGCTGTCGCTGAAGGCGCCGGACCCGGACGCGCCAGAAGTGCAATTCGAACTGCCGTTTGGCCCGGCCACGCAGAACCTGTACGGCATGGTCGCGAAGCGTCACATGTACGAGTTCGGCACCACGAGCGAACAACTCGCGTGGATCAAGGTCGCGGCCTCGCACCACGCGCAGCACAACCCGAACGCGATGCTGCGCAACGTCGTGACCGTCGAGGAGGTCGTCAATTCGCCGATGGTGTCCGATCCGCTGCATCGTCTGGACTGCTGCGTGATGAGCGACGGCGGCGGTGCGCTGATCGTCGCGCGCCCGGAAATCGCGAAGAAGCTCAAACGTCCGCTCGTCAAGGTGCGTGGCAGCGGCGAGGCGCCTAAGCACTCGGCTGGCGGCAACATCGACCTGACCTGGTCGGCAGCGAAGTGGTCGGGTGCGGCTGCGTTCGCCGAGGCCGGTCTCACGCCGCAGGACATCAAGTACGCGTCGCTGTACGACAGCTTCACGATCACGGTGCTCATGCAACTCGAAGACCTCGGCTTCTGCAAGAAGGGTGAGGGCGGCAAGTTCGTGATGGACGGCAACCTGATCTCGGGCGTCGGCAAGCTGCCGTTCAACACCGATGGCGGCGGCCTGTGCAACAACCATCCGGCCAACCGCGGTGGTGTCACAAAGGTAATCGAAGCAGTGCGCCAACTGCGTGGCGAGGCGCATCCCGCCGTGCAGGTCAAGAACTGCGATATCGCGCTCGCAAACGGTATCGGCGGCGCGCTGGCGTCGCGTCACACCGCGGGCACGCTGATCATGGAACGGGAATAA
- a CDS encoding acyl-CoA dehydrogenase family protein, whose protein sequence is MDFSLTEDHVTLQDAVRRFCDGEYPAHLRGNAENKELAAKRRHGLAEMGLTGLVIDADHGGSGYGAVETMLVAQQLGRALGGAGWLASGLPATMLIGSAGSDEQKVAWLEAVAMGEQVLAFAISEAEARYDITRLAVPATETGDGWKINGTKTIVFDAAIADAFVVAVRTAGQRGDQQGLSLFLVDAKAPGISLRNFETIDAREAAHVTFDNVAVNKADLIGAAGAAHDLIEAALDRSNAALVAESAGVLEALLEHTSEHLKTRTQFGAPLAKFQALQHRVADMLISLEQSKSMACAAAMAVDGNDPERRRRFVSAAKAYVGDACRSAGEWGIQLHGGMGMTEECRVGHYAKRMFAINMTYGDAGWHLQRFTSQRLAEGAA, encoded by the coding sequence ATGGATTTTTCTCTGACTGAAGATCACGTCACGCTGCAGGACGCCGTGCGCCGCTTCTGCGATGGCGAATATCCCGCGCATCTGCGCGGCAACGCCGAGAATAAGGAACTGGCCGCAAAGCGTCGCCATGGCCTCGCCGAGATGGGCCTGACCGGCCTCGTGATCGACGCCGATCATGGGGGCAGTGGCTACGGTGCGGTGGAAACGATGCTCGTCGCGCAGCAGCTCGGTCGCGCGCTCGGCGGCGCTGGCTGGCTCGCGAGCGGCCTGCCGGCTACCATGCTGATCGGCTCGGCCGGCAGCGACGAACAGAAGGTCGCATGGCTCGAAGCCGTGGCAATGGGCGAACAGGTGCTGGCGTTCGCCATTAGCGAAGCCGAGGCGCGTTACGACATCACGCGTCTGGCTGTGCCCGCCACTGAAACCGGCGACGGCTGGAAGATCAACGGCACGAAGACGATCGTATTCGACGCCGCAATCGCCGATGCCTTCGTGGTGGCCGTGCGTACGGCGGGCCAGCGCGGCGACCAGCAAGGCCTGTCGCTTTTCCTCGTGGACGCGAAGGCGCCCGGCATCAGCCTGCGCAACTTCGAGACGATCGACGCACGCGAAGCCGCGCACGTCACGTTCGACAACGTGGCCGTGAACAAGGCCGATCTGATCGGTGCTGCCGGTGCGGCCCACGACCTGATCGAAGCTGCCCTCGACCGCTCGAATGCGGCGCTGGTGGCGGAGTCGGCCGGCGTGCTCGAAGCACTGCTCGAACACACGTCCGAACACCTGAAAACACGCACGCAGTTCGGCGCGCCGCTCGCGAAGTTCCAGGCGCTGCAGCACCGCGTGGCCGACATGCTGATCTCGCTCGAACAGAGCAAGTCGATGGCCTGCGCAGCCGCGATGGCCGTGGACGGTAACGACCCCGAGCGTCGCCGCCGTTTCGTGTCGGCTGCGAAGGCCTATGTCGGCGACGCGTGCCGCTCGGCCGGCGAATGGGGCATCCAGCTGCACGGCGGCATGGGCATGACCGAAGAGTGCCGCGTTGGCCATTACGCCAAGCGCATGTTCGCGATCAACATGACCTATGGCGATGCGGGCTGGCATCTGCAGCGCTTCACCTCGCAGCGTCTCGCCGAGGGGGCAGCATGA
- a CDS encoding acyl-CoA dehydrogenase family protein: protein MKLEFSAEDQAFRAEVREFVKQNLPPRLKRKAELGLRIEREDYVEWYTKLYEKGWIAPSWKKEHGGPGWTHVQRYIFDEETLLGGAPRIVASGINMLGPVLNAFGTPEQKARYVPKILRSETWWAQGFSEPGAGSDLAAVRTTAVLDGDYFVVNGHKVWTSYAHWCDMMFALVRTDPGAKPQEGISFLLIDMHAPGVEVRPIKMLEGGTDLNEVYLDNVRVPKENLVGELNKGWTYGKFLLGHERTGIAGIGSCKQQLARARHLAKQQGLENDPLLQSRISRFEVELMALEFTGLRMLSANQASRVPIVEAPMLKVRGTELRQGIYALLTEIAGPFAVPFDEQALLDAPGCEGPSPDELIAVAANYFDARKVSIYGGTNEVQRNLISRAFFNA, encoded by the coding sequence ATGAAGCTGGAATTCTCCGCCGAGGACCAGGCATTCCGCGCCGAAGTGCGCGAGTTCGTGAAGCAGAACCTGCCGCCGCGCCTGAAGCGAAAGGCCGAACTCGGTCTGCGCATCGAGCGTGAAGACTACGTCGAGTGGTATACGAAGCTCTACGAGAAGGGCTGGATCGCGCCGTCGTGGAAGAAGGAACACGGTGGCCCGGGCTGGACGCACGTGCAGCGCTACATCTTCGACGAAGAGACGCTGCTGGGCGGTGCGCCGCGTATCGTGGCGAGCGGCATCAACATGCTCGGCCCGGTGCTCAATGCATTCGGCACGCCTGAGCAAAAGGCCAGGTACGTCCCGAAGATCCTGCGCAGTGAAACGTGGTGGGCGCAGGGCTTCTCGGAGCCGGGCGCGGGCTCGGACCTCGCTGCGGTGCGCACGACGGCCGTGCTCGACGGCGATTACTTCGTCGTCAACGGCCACAAGGTCTGGACCTCGTACGCGCACTGGTGCGACATGATGTTCGCGCTCGTGCGAACCGATCCGGGCGCGAAGCCCCAGGAAGGCATCTCGTTCCTGCTGATCGACATGCATGCGCCGGGCGTCGAAGTTCGCCCGATCAAGATGCTCGAAGGCGGTACCGACCTCAACGAGGTCTACCTCGACAACGTGCGCGTGCCGAAGGAAAACCTCGTCGGCGAACTGAACAAGGGCTGGACCTACGGCAAGTTTCTGCTCGGCCATGAGCGAACCGGTATCGCCGGTATCGGTTCGTGCAAGCAGCAGCTTGCGCGAGCCAGACACCTCGCGAAGCAGCAGGGCCTCGAAAACGATCCGCTGCTCCAGTCGCGCATCAGCCGCTTCGAAGTCGAGCTGATGGCGCTCGAATTCACCGGCCTGCGCATGCTAAGCGCGAACCAGGCGAGCCGGGTGCCTATAGTCGAGGCGCCGATGCTCAAGGTGCGCGGCACGGAGCTACGTCAGGGCATCTACGCGCTCCTGACAGAAATCGCCGGCCCGTTTGCCGTGCCGTTCGACGAGCAGGCCCTGCTCGATGCGCCCGGTTGCGAAGGCCCGAGCCCGGACGAACTGATCGCGGTCGCGGCGAACTACTTCGACGCACGCAAGGTGTCGATCTACGGCGGGACCAACGAAGTGCAGCGCAATCTGATTAGCCGCGCGTTCTTCAATGCTTGA
- a CDS encoding acetate--CoA ligase family protein: MSKSLIGVAGVQPVERVLKPKSIAIVGASADSRAFGNFVLQNLERFGYAGDIHLVSRSSQEINGHPCVNSVEALPQGIDLAVLCIPESGVLDTVRTLGTLKAGAAVIFASGYAEAGDEGRAKQEELARVAAEGGVALIGPNCMGFTNFEAGVPVTFEAVAPYPLGGRRGVGVVAQSGAMAANLRDAFMGRGQPLTATVSTGNEASLGIEDYLAWFIADSQTSAIAVYAEQIRRPQTFLLLAREARAAGKPIVMLMPGKSARAREAAQSHTGALAGDHATASVLLAREGVVVVDSLDELFDTTTILARFPVPPSAGTAVMTASGAVKNITLDFAEDIGLTLPSLTEPTIKKLTELLPDYAVADNPLDYTTIGVRNPGLIGELIDVMLADPNIGSLVLSIMGGPSIAQRDKADYLVPALARATKPAVLAVMGDNNKLEDFFAEAIAASGVPFFRSPDRALRACARVASYGESLARAERARAEAPKAIPLPGAVPPNGIFAEYQGKGWLAAAGLPVPKGGLAKSFDAALKIADEIGYPVVLKAQASELPHKSDVGGVVVGLADAAALRAGWDKLHTSVKSHRPELVLDGALVEAMGPRGLELVVGAKRDADWGPVVLVGLGGIFIEVLKDVRLVPADMSEDDIVVELGRLKAAAMLEGVRGAAGVNTRAVAKAVAAIADQMRANPEITEIDVNPLVAYPDRVLALDALVVCGGHGPARH; the protein is encoded by the coding sequence ATGAGCAAGAGCCTTATAGGTGTGGCCGGCGTGCAGCCGGTCGAGCGTGTGCTCAAACCGAAGTCGATCGCGATCGTCGGTGCATCCGCCGATTCGCGTGCTTTCGGTAATTTCGTGCTGCAAAACCTCGAGCGTTTCGGTTATGCAGGCGATATCCACCTCGTGTCGCGCAGCAGCCAGGAAATCAATGGCCACCCCTGCGTGAACAGCGTCGAGGCGCTGCCGCAGGGTATCGATCTGGCCGTGCTGTGCATTCCCGAGTCGGGCGTGCTCGATACGGTGCGCACACTCGGCACGCTGAAGGCCGGCGCCGCCGTGATCTTCGCGTCGGGTTATGCCGAGGCGGGCGACGAAGGCCGCGCGAAGCAGGAAGAACTGGCGCGTGTGGCAGCCGAAGGCGGCGTTGCGCTGATCGGCCCGAACTGCATGGGCTTCACGAACTTCGAGGCCGGCGTGCCGGTGACCTTCGAAGCCGTGGCGCCGTACCCGCTCGGCGGCCGCCGTGGCGTGGGCGTGGTGGCGCAGAGCGGCGCGATGGCCGCGAACCTGCGCGATGCGTTCATGGGCCGTGGCCAACCGCTGACGGCGACCGTTTCGACCGGTAACGAGGCGAGCCTTGGTATCGAAGACTATCTGGCCTGGTTCATCGCCGATTCGCAAACGAGCGCGATCGCGGTGTACGCCGAGCAGATTCGCCGCCCGCAGACGTTCCTGCTGCTCGCACGCGAAGCACGCGCGGCCGGCAAGCCGATCGTGATGCTGATGCCGGGCAAGAGCGCGCGTGCCCGCGAGGCGGCGCAGTCGCACACCGGCGCTCTGGCAGGCGATCACGCGACAGCGAGCGTGCTGCTGGCGCGCGAAGGCGTGGTGGTCGTTGATTCGCTCGACGAACTGTTCGACACGACGACGATTCTGGCGCGCTTCCCCGTGCCGCCGTCGGCCGGCACGGCGGTGATGACGGCTTCGGGCGCGGTCAAGAACATCACGCTCGATTTCGCCGAGGACATCGGCCTGACGCTGCCGAGCCTGACCGAGCCGACCATCAAGAAGCTGACCGAACTGCTGCCCGACTATGCTGTGGCCGACAACCCGCTCGACTACACGACCATCGGCGTGCGCAACCCGGGCCTGATCGGCGAACTGATCGATGTGATGCTGGCCGATCCGAACATCGGTTCGCTCGTGCTCTCGATCATGGGTGGCCCATCGATTGCCCAGCGTGACAAGGCCGATTACCTCGTTCCGGCTCTTGCGCGCGCGACCAAACCGGCCGTGCTCGCCGTGATGGGCGACAACAACAAACTCGAAGATTTTTTCGCGGAAGCGATCGCCGCGAGCGGCGTGCCGTTCTTCCGTTCGCCGGATCGCGCGCTGCGTGCGTGCGCCCGCGTGGCCTCATATGGCGAATCGCTGGCACGTGCCGAGCGTGCCCGCGCCGAAGCGCCGAAAGCGATCCCGCTGCCGGGCGCCGTGCCACCGAACGGCATCTTCGCCGAATACCAGGGCAAGGGTTGGCTCGCTGCGGCCGGTCTGCCGGTGCCGAAGGGCGGTCTAGCGAAGTCGTTCGACGCAGCGCTCAAGATCGCCGATGAAATTGGCTACCCGGTCGTGCTCAAGGCTCAGGCGAGCGAACTGCCGCACAAGAGCGATGTCGGTGGCGTGGTGGTCGGCCTCGCCGATGCCGCCGCGCTGCGCGCCGGTTGGGACAAGCTGCACACGAGCGTGAAGTCGCACCGTCCGGAACTGGTGCTCGACGGCGCGCTGGTCGAAGCCATGGGCCCGCGCGGTCTGGAACTCGTGGTGGGCGCCAAGCGCGACGCCGATTGGGGTCCGGTCGTGCTCGTGGGTCTCGGCGGCATCTTCATCGAAGTGCTCAAGGACGTGCGCCTCGTGCCGGCAGATATGTCGGAAGACGACATCGTGGTCGAGCTTGGCCGCCTGAAGGCCGCAGCGATGCTCGAAGGCGTGCGCGGCGCGGCAGGCGTGAACACCAGGGCCGTCGCGAAGGCCGTGGCGGCGATTGCCGACCAGATGCGCGCGAACCCCGAAATCACCGAAATCGACGTCAATCCGCTGGTGGCCTATCCGGACCGCGTGCTGGCGCTCGACGCACTCGTGGTATGCGGCGGCCACGGCCCCGCCCGTCACTGA
- a CDS encoding GntR family transcriptional regulator: MKLAIDPTLERSGAPGEAPEAPARGRASLASDIRATLQDEIEQGKLTPGTPIDERALAARFNVSRTPVREALQHLVARDLVVISPRQGITVARLSIGKVRAMLEYIGELETLCARFAARRASDELREQLDRALMACQQAAIEGDPDQYAIANAQFHDLIYEGSLNRYLAEQIRTARRRSQRYRMADLRNRGQIARSLQEHFDIARAIQSGNEGKAAEVMMKHVPAGTSGFSEFLAAVPRHFFDLGAD; encoded by the coding sequence ATGAAACTTGCAATCGACCCCACTCTTGAGCGAAGCGGCGCGCCGGGCGAAGCGCCCGAGGCGCCTGCGCGTGGTAGGGCCAGTCTCGCGAGCGATATTCGGGCCACCCTGCAGGACGAAATCGAACAGGGCAAGCTCACCCCGGGCACACCGATCGACGAGCGCGCGCTCGCCGCACGGTTCAATGTGTCACGCACGCCGGTGCGCGAAGCGCTGCAGCATCTCGTCGCGCGCGATCTGGTGGTGATTTCGCCGCGTCAGGGCATTACCGTGGCGCGCCTGTCGATTGGCAAGGTGCGCGCGATGCTCGAATACATAGGCGAGCTTGAGACACTGTGCGCCCGTTTCGCCGCGCGCCGCGCGAGCGACGAGCTGCGCGAACAACTGGACCGGGCCTTGATGGCATGCCAGCAGGCAGCCATAGAAGGCGATCCGGACCAGTATGCGATCGCCAACGCGCAGTTCCACGACCTGATTTACGAAGGCAGCCTCAACCGGTACCTGGCCGAGCAGATCCGCACGGCGCGCCGCCGCTCACAGCGCTATCGCATGGCCGACCTGCGCAACCGCGGCCAGATCGCGCGTTCGCTGCAAGAGCACTTCGACATCGCGCGTGCGATCCAGAGCGGCAACGAAGGCAAAGCCGCCGAAGTCATGATGAAACACGTGCCGGCCGGCACAAGCGGTTTCTCTGAATTCCTCGCGGCCGTGCCGCGCCATTTCTTCGATCTGGGCGCGGACTGA
- a CDS encoding RidA family protein, translating to MPQSIDVPGLAHKVPIPVGSRVSNVLCSSAIAGKDPATGKLAESPADQVRLAFENLKRFLHAGGATLDHVVKLAVYVKDDSVREYINAHWLDFWPDTAHRPARHVTVHDLQHGMVIQLETLAVIA from the coding sequence ATGCCCCAATCCATCGACGTTCCTGGCCTCGCGCACAAGGTACCGATCCCTGTCGGTTCGCGCGTCAGCAACGTGCTGTGCTCGTCGGCGATTGCGGGCAAGGACCCCGCCACTGGCAAGCTCGCCGAGAGCCCGGCCGATCAGGTGCGCCTCGCATTTGAAAACCTCAAGCGCTTCCTCCACGCGGGCGGCGCCACGCTGGACCACGTGGTGAAGCTCGCCGTCTACGTCAAGGACGACTCGGTGCGCGAATACATCAACGCGCACTGGCTGGACTTCTGGCCCGATACCGCGCATCGCCCGGCTCGGCATGTGACCGTGCACGATCTGCAGCACGGCATGGTCATCCAGCTCGAAACCCTTGCGGTAATCGCTTGA